In Amyelois transitella isolate CPQ chromosome 3, ilAmyTran1.1, whole genome shotgun sequence, a single genomic region encodes these proteins:
- the LOC106137819 gene encoding chromodomain-helicase-DNA-binding protein 1 isoform X3, translating to MSSYHCTVTGNVTTVYYIEENGDPNEGCDPNDEESTEPQYLIKWKGWSHIHNTWESEASLNEQKVKGLKKLENYIKKEAELSWWRQQAGPEDIDYFECQAELQQELVKTYNNVERIIAEQTRELESGGTAHEYFCKWESLPYADATWEDSSLIERRWPVEVENFKYREAAKTTPSRHCPVLRRRPKFHQVKEQPDYMGKDQTYTLRDYQMDGLNWLIHSWCKDNSVILADEMGLGKTIQTICFLYYLFKTQQLYGPFLCVVPLSTMTAWQREFQQWAPDINVVTYIGDVISRDIIRQFEWSFSSSKRLKFNAILTTYEILLKDRQFLRSFSWACLLVDEAHRLKNDDSLLYKALKEFDTNHRLLVTGTPLQNSLKELWALLHFIMPYKFESWEEFEKDHEDAATKGYEKLHKQLEPFILRRQKKDVEKSLPAKVEQILRVEMTSIQKQYYKWILTKNYSALRKGVKGSINTFINIVIELKKCCNHALLTKPEDFESRASLATTDAVEKLLRGSGKLLLLDKLLCRLKETGHRVLIFSQMVRMLDILAEYLQRRHFPFQRLDGSIKGEIRKQALDHFNAEGSQDFCFLLSTRAGGLGINLATADTVIIFDSDWNPQNDLQAQARAHRIGQKNQVNIYRLVTARSVEEDIVERAKRKMVLDHLVIQRMDTTGRTVLNKRDGATTANNPFNKEDLNAILKFGAEELFKDDDENDEDPVCDIDEILQRAETRDEAPTMAGDELLSAFKVASFAFDEEKAVMEVKKDSAEEETKDWDDIIPENVRNTIAEQEKNKEMEDLYLPPRRKNLQQNNADEKGGRSRRGRSSGDGAEGAGEDGDADSDASYEVSADDERPRKRGRPPASHREKIKGFTDQEIRRFVKSYKKFSAPSKHLDSIACDAELQEKPLAELKKLGEMLEERCKAVLNDTSEPANEPGEGKKNARKTFKLGGVPVNAKTMAACLEELAPLDVFLPDTKEERLKWQLEFMTRPANFDCEWGVADDSKLLAGIYQYGMGSWEAIKMDSSFEIGDKILTNEDKKPQAKHLQSRAEYLLKVIKKLLDQKNGKQKQKKPRMKRGLKEPVTKDIVEDDGSSADEKKGKTVKNDKSDKGKLKMEEVSTHDETSNDKKDRDKKRLRKDGNRPKVEKVKGRKKPAGPMHFTANNEPRALEVLGDLHPSVFEECKEKMRPVKKALRALDNPDQTLSESEQVTRTRTCLAQIGNQIDICLEAYPDPEKKVEWRSNLWYFVSKFTNFDAKQLYKLYKYGLKKTEGKPKDGKHKENVKANNKNNHNSNNHVKSNKRDLKNDDANDKKEKRLKVEKREKLDKSNDKTPHTSGVKRKLEEGECDPESNENKRHERHKHKHKDRKDRDRSLKRDDLMYRERRPERERDRERERERGRERERERGRERERDRSRTRRDSGGGGPARARPPYAPHAEHAAHAAWTAPAYPGPRQDPRYRADRNPRPHDKRRYGGSGFGGIAGPYGGYYDGATMPSAMGFPPVRPYQDDWRGYPADYSYEERDYEREVYRRDYDRRAPPT from the exons ATGTCTTCTTATCATTGTACAGTCACTGGCAATGTGACAACAGTGTATTATATAGAAGAAAATGGCGACCCAAATGAAGGATGTGACCCTAACGATGAAGAATCAACTGAACCACAGTACCTGATCAAATGGAAAGGATGGTCTCATATCCACAACACATGGGAATCTGAAGCATCACTTAATGAACAAAAAGTTAAAGGCCttaaaaaactagaaaattatattaagaaagAAGCTGAACTTTCATGGTGGAGACAACAAGCTGGTCCAGAGGATATAGATTATTTTGAATGCCAAGCTGAACTACAACAAGAATTAGTGAAGACTTACAACAATGTAGAGAGAATAATAG CGGAACAAACAAGAGAACTAGAATCTGGTGGAACTGCACATGAGTACTTTTGCAAATGGGAGTCTCTTCCATATGCAGACGCAACTTGGGAAGATTCTAGCCTCATAGAAAGGAGATGGCCTGTGGAAGTGGAGAATTTCAAATACAGGGAGGCTGCCAAGACTACTCCTTCAAGGCATTGCCCTGTCTTAAGAAGACGCCCCAAGTTTCATCAAGTAAAAGAGCAGCCCGACTATATGGGCAAAGATCAG ACATACACATTGAGAGATTACCAAATGGACGGGCTAAATTGGTTGATACATTCCTGGTGTAAGGACAACTCTGTCATTCTTGCTGATGAAATGGGTTTAGGTAAAACTATACAG aCCATATGTTTCTTGTACTACCTCTTCAAAACTCAACAGTTGTATGGCCCATTTCTATGTGTAGTGCCACTAAGTACGATGACGGCGTGGCAGCGAGAATTTCAACAATGGGCGCCTGATATTAACGTAGTCACATACATTGGTGATGTCATTAGCAGAGacatt ATTAGACAATTTGAATGGAGCTTTTCAAGTTCTAAAAGGCTAAAATTTAATGCAATTTTAACGACATACGAAATTCTACTCAAAGATAGACAATTTTTGAGATCATTCAGTTGGGCGTGCCTACTTGTTGATGAAGCTCATAGGTTAAAAAACGATGATTCGTTATTGTATAAAGCTTTAAAGGAATTTGACACCAATCACCGCCTACTAGTCACTGGCACTCCGTTACAAAATTCGCTCAAAGAGTTATGGGCTCTTTTACACTTTATTATGCCTTAcaa ATTTGAATCATGGGAAGAGTTTGAGAAAGACCATGAAGATGCTGCAACCAAAGGTTACGAAAAGTTACATAAACAATTAGAACCTTTTATTTTGCGGCGGCAGAAAAAAGACGTAGAAAAATCATTACCGGCTAAAGTAGAACAAATATTGAGGGTGGAAATGACATCGATTCAAAAACAATACTATAAATGGATCCTCACGAAGAATTACAGTGCCTTGCGGAAAGGAGTCAAAGGATCAATAAATACGTTTATAAACATTGTCATTGAATTGAAAAAGTGTTGTAATCATGCACTTCTGACTAAACCTGAAGATTTCGAATCTAGAGCGTCTCTTGCCACAACAGATGCTGTCGAG aaacTTCTGAGAGGATCAGGAAAGTTACTATTATTAGACAAACTTCTCTGCAGGCTAAAAGAGACCGGCCACAGAGTACTTATCTTCTCGCAAATGGTCAGGATGTTGGACATATTGGCTGAATACTTACAACGGCGACATTTTCCTTTCCAACGTCTTGATGGAAGTATAAAAGGAGAAATAAGAAAGCAGGCCCTTGATCATTTCAATGCGGAAGGCTCTCAAGATTTCTGCTTCTTGCTGTCGACCCGCGCTGGTGGATTGGGTATCAATTTGGCGACGGCCGATACTGTAATTATTTTCGACTCTGATTGGAACCCTCAAAACGATTTGCAAGCTCAGGCTCGAGCGCATAGGATTGGGCAAAAAAATcag GTCAACATTTATAGATTAGTAACGGCTCGATCTGTAGAAGAAGACATTGTAGAAAGAGCCAAACGGAAGATGGTTTTAGACCATCTTGTCATTCAACGGATGGATACAACTGGCAGGACTGTTCTCAACAAGAGGGACGGCGCTACTACTGCCAATAATCCGTTTAACAAGGAGGATTTGAATGCTATTCTAAAGTTTGGTGCTGAGGAATTGTTCaaagatgatgatgagaatGATGAGGACCCTGTC TGTGATATTGATGAAATCCTACAACGGGCGGAAACGCGAGACGAAGCCCCGACAATGGCTGGCGACGAATTGTTGTCCGCGTTCAAGGTCGCCAGTTTCGCTTTCGATGAAGAGAAAGCTGTCATGGAAGTTAAGAAAGACTCTGCGGAAGAGGAGACTAAAGATTGG gATGACATCATACCCGAGAACGTCCGAAATACCATTGCAGAgcaagagaaaaataaagaaatggaAGATTTGTACTTACCACCGAGAAGAAAAAATTTACAGCAGAACAATGCTGATGaga AAGGCGGTAGATCGCGGCGCGGACGCAGCTCGGGCGACGGCGCGGAGGGCGCGGGCGAGGACGGCGACGCCGACAGCGACGCCTCGTACGAGGTGAGCGCCGACGACGAGCGGCCCAGGAAGCGCGGCCGCCCGCCCGCCTCGCACAGGGAGAAGATCAAAGGATTCACTGATCAAGAG ATAAGGCGGTTCGTGAAAAGCTATAAGAAATTCTCCGCACCGTCGAAACATCTGGACAGCATAGCCTGCGATGCGGAGCTGCAGGAGAAACCTCTGGCTGAACTTAAGAAATTGGGGGAGATGCTGGAGGAAAGATGTAAAGCGGTGCTGAATGATACGTCAGAACCAGCCA ATGAACCAGGAGAAGGCAAGAAAAATGCTAGGAAAACATTTAAACTTGGTGGTGTACCAGTAAATGCTAAGACTATGGCGGCTTGTTTAGAAGAATTAGCACCTTTAGATGTATTTTTGCCAGATACAAAAGAAGAAAGATTAAAATGGCAGTTagaatttat GACGAGGCCTGCTAATTTTGATTGTGAATGGGGAGTTGCGGATGATTCCAAACTACTTGCAGGCATATACCAGTATGGGATGGGCTCGTGGGAGGCGATAAAAATGGATTCCTCATTTGAAATAggagataaaatattaactaatGAAGACAAGAAACCTCAAGCTAAACATCTACAGTCGCGCGcagagtatttattaaaagtgataaagaaattattagaCCAGAAAAATggtaaacaaaaacagaaaaagCCGCGAATGAAAAGAGGACTCAAAGAGCCTGTCACAAAAGATATTGTGGAAGATGATGGGAGTTCAGCAGACGAGAAAAAAGGAAAGACTGTCAAAAATGATAAATCTGATAag ggtaaattaaaaatggaagAAGTGTCGACGCATGATGAAACTTCTAATGATAAGAAAGACAGAGATAAGAAACGCCTAAGAAAGGACGGTAATCGTCCGAAAGTAGAAAAAGTGAAGGGGAGGAAGAAACCTGCGGGGCCTATGCATTTCACTGCCAATAACGAGCCGAGGGCCTTGGAGGTGCTCGGGGACCTTCATCCTTCAGTGTTTGAAGAA TGCAAAGAAAAGATGCGACCTGTGAAGAAAGCTCTAAGAGCTCTCGATAATCCAGATCAAACATTGTCTGAGTCAGAACAAGTCACCAGAACACGAACATGCCTAGCACAAATTGGAAACCAAATAGATATATGCCTGGAGGCTTATCCAGATCCAGAGAAGAAAGTTGAGTGGAGAAGTAATCTCTGGTATTTTGtatcaaaatttacaaattttgatgCAAAACAAttgtacaaattatataagtatggcCTTAAAAAAACTGAGGGTAAACCGAAAGACGGAAAACATAAAGAAAATGTAAAG gcgaataataagaataatcaCAATTCAAACAATCatgttaaatcaaataaaagggATTTGAAAAATGATGATGCAAATGACAAGAAAGAGAAGAGattaaaagttgaaaaaagGGAGAAGTTAGATAAATCCAATGATAAAACACCACACACGTCAggagttaaaagaaaattagaaGAAGGAGAATGCGACCCAGAATCCAATGAGAACAAACGACATGAAAG ACATAAACACAAGCACAAGGATCGCAAGGATAGAGATAGGAGCCTGAAGCGGGACGATTTGATGTACAGAGAGCGGCGGCCGGAGCGCGAGCGGGACCGGGAGCGGGAGCGGGAGCGGGGCCGCGAGCGAGAGCGGGAGCGCGGCCGCGAGCGGGAGCGGGACCGCTCGCGCACGCGCCGCGACAGTGGCGGCGGCGGGCCCGCGCGCGCGCGCCCGCCCTACGCGCCGCACGCCGAGCACGCCGCGCACGCCGCCTGGACCGCGCCCGCCTACCCCGGGCCCCGCCAGGACCCGCGGTACCGCGCCGACCGCAACCCTAGGCCGCACGATAAGAGACG GTACGGCGGCAGCGGCTTTGGCGGCATAGCCGGACCTTACGGCGGATACTACGACGGCGCCACGATGCCTAGCGCTATGGGCTTCCCGCCCGTGCGCCCTTACCAGGATGATTGGCGGGGCTACCCCGCTGATTACTCATATGAAGAACGGGATTATGAGCGTGAGGTTTATAGAAGGGACTATGATCGCCGCGCGCCTCCCacttaa